A window of Citrus sinensis cultivar Valencia sweet orange chromosome 7, DVS_A1.0, whole genome shotgun sequence contains these coding sequences:
- the LOC102614379 gene encoding uncharacterized protein LOC102614379 isoform X3: MAFLAGLYRYRQFSSLPIQLNYSYSWSWCHHYPYPSYTTNRWLSNSESIRTEFPVENAYDILEVAETSSFAEIKASFRKLAKETHPDLVDSKNDSSASKHFVRILAAYEILSDSKKRAHYDQYLLAQRKPMQKQFRKGSKLQMYESHKAANRQMEVVEWLKWYRFAVNDILSEKKVIVGTGYVDVLQANFYSAIHAAYYGPVIESIDLLPDRFEAEERSLYETPEVLHLVSGRDLFGMVCLVNDTPRLSFVCNKKLTPTSDYLGISQPIENASYRMNSDVLNDQIPELQSENIIRDESDAYRDLELHVSGRVVAVATRVPPKGYRDGIQHKDAQDHIHVFLTSDEDPVHTGEGFSKDSLLDGAVGLRIPLGVISGLRTTPEEGSCFVYNSSGAKTHVIVKHRTFLVKHMHWYQLGDKVSVCECRSTRAQLPPSKESSSSFTLVQSFHAYFFFDELVQQVLVV; this comes from the exons atggcatttctcgcCGGACTTTATCGGTACCGGCAGTTTTCCTCACTTCCAATTCAATTGAATTATAGCTACTCTTGGAGTTGGTGCCATCACTACCCATATCCGAGTTATACCACAAATCGCTGGCTCAGCAACAGTGAGTCGATTAGGACCGAGTTTCCCGTAGAAAACGCGTACGATATATTAGAAGTAGCAGAGACTAGCTCATTTGCCGAAATCAAAGCTTCTTTTCGCAAATTAGCTAAGGAAACTCACCCTGACCTCGTCGACTCTAAGAACGACTCCTCTGCTTCGAAACATTTCGTTCGAATCCTCGCTGCTTATGAA ATACTTTCAGACTCTAAGAAGAGGGCACATTATGACCAATATTTGTTAGCTCAAAGGAAGCCTATGCAAAAACAGTTTAGAAAAGGTTCAAAGTTGCAGATGTATGAATCCCATAAGGCAGCTAATAGGCAAATGGAAGTTGTAGAATGGCTGAAATGGTATAGATTTGCTGTAAATGATATATTGTCCGAGAAAAAGGTGATAGTTGGGACAGGCTATGTTGATGTACTTCAAGCAAATTTTTATTCTGCAATACATGCAGCGTATTACGGTCCTGTTATTGAGTCCATTGACCTTCTTCCTGACCGTTTTGAAGCTGAGGAGAGGTCTTTGTATGAAACTCCAGAGGTTCTTCACTTGGTGTCAGGCCGTGATCTTTTTGGAATGGTCTGCTTGGTTAATGATACTCCCAGATTGTCTTTTGTGTGCAATAAGAAACTGACTCCTACATCTGATTATTTGGGCATAAGTCAGCCGATTGAAAATGCTAGCTATAGAATGAATTCTGATGTATTAAATGATCAAATTCCTGAACTACAAAGTGAGAATATTATCAGGGATGAATCAGATGCATATAGAGATTTAGAATTGCATGTGTCCGGAAGGGTGGTTGCTGTGGCCACCAGGGTCCCTCCTAAAGGCTACCGTGATGGAATTCAGCATAAAGATGCTCAAGATCACATACATGTTTTTCTTACTTCAGATGAAGATCCTGTGCATACTGGTGAAGGGTTCTCTAAGGATTCCCTTCTGGATGGTGCAGTTGGATTAAGGATTCCACTTGGAGTGATATCTGGTTTAAGGACTACCCCAGAAGAGGGCTCATGCTTTGTCTACAATAGCAGTGGTGCAAAAACGCATGTGATAGTAAAACATCGGACATTTCTG GTTAAACATATGCACTGGTATCAACTGGGAGATAAAGTTTCTGTTTGTGAGTGCAGATCTACTAGAGCCCAGTTACCTCCTAGCAA GGAATCATCTAGCTCTTTTACTCTTGTCCAAAGCTTCCACGCATACTTCTTCTTTGATGAATTGGTGCAACAGGTTTTGGTTGTTTGA
- the LOC102614379 gene encoding uncharacterized protein LOC102614379 isoform X4: MAFLAGLYRYRQFSSLPIQLNYSYSWSWCHHYPYPSYTTNRWLSNSESIRTEFPVENAYDILEVAETSSFAEIKASFRKLAKETHPDLVDSKNDSSASKHFVRILAAYEILSDSKKRAHYDQYLLAQRKPMQKQFRKGSKLQMYESHKAANRQMEVVEWLKWYRFAVNDILSEKKVIVGTGYVDVLQANFYSAIHAAYYGPVIESIDLLPDRFEAEERSLYETPEVLHLVSGRDLFGMVCLVNDTPRLSFVCNKKLTPTSDYLGISQPIENASYRMNSDVLNDQIPELQSENIIRDESDAYRDLELHVSGRVVAVATRVPPKGYRDGIQHKDAQDHIHVFLTSDEDPVHTGEGFSKDSLLDGAVGLRIPLGVISGLRTTPEEGSCFVYNSSGAKTHVIVKHRTFLVKHMHWYQLGDKVSVCECRSTRAQLPPSK; this comes from the exons atggcatttctcgcCGGACTTTATCGGTACCGGCAGTTTTCCTCACTTCCAATTCAATTGAATTATAGCTACTCTTGGAGTTGGTGCCATCACTACCCATATCCGAGTTATACCACAAATCGCTGGCTCAGCAACAGTGAGTCGATTAGGACCGAGTTTCCCGTAGAAAACGCGTACGATATATTAGAAGTAGCAGAGACTAGCTCATTTGCCGAAATCAAAGCTTCTTTTCGCAAATTAGCTAAGGAAACTCACCCTGACCTCGTCGACTCTAAGAACGACTCCTCTGCTTCGAAACATTTCGTTCGAATCCTCGCTGCTTATGAA ATACTTTCAGACTCTAAGAAGAGGGCACATTATGACCAATATTTGTTAGCTCAAAGGAAGCCTATGCAAAAACAGTTTAGAAAAGGTTCAAAGTTGCAGATGTATGAATCCCATAAGGCAGCTAATAGGCAAATGGAAGTTGTAGAATGGCTGAAATGGTATAGATTTGCTGTAAATGATATATTGTCCGAGAAAAAGGTGATAGTTGGGACAGGCTATGTTGATGTACTTCAAGCAAATTTTTATTCTGCAATACATGCAGCGTATTACGGTCCTGTTATTGAGTCCATTGACCTTCTTCCTGACCGTTTTGAAGCTGAGGAGAGGTCTTTGTATGAAACTCCAGAGGTTCTTCACTTGGTGTCAGGCCGTGATCTTTTTGGAATGGTCTGCTTGGTTAATGATACTCCCAGATTGTCTTTTGTGTGCAATAAGAAACTGACTCCTACATCTGATTATTTGGGCATAAGTCAGCCGATTGAAAATGCTAGCTATAGAATGAATTCTGATGTATTAAATGATCAAATTCCTGAACTACAAAGTGAGAATATTATCAGGGATGAATCAGATGCATATAGAGATTTAGAATTGCATGTGTCCGGAAGGGTGGTTGCTGTGGCCACCAGGGTCCCTCCTAAAGGCTACCGTGATGGAATTCAGCATAAAGATGCTCAAGATCACATACATGTTTTTCTTACTTCAGATGAAGATCCTGTGCATACTGGTGAAGGGTTCTCTAAGGATTCCCTTCTGGATGGTGCAGTTGGATTAAGGATTCCACTTGGAGTGATATCTGGTTTAAGGACTACCCCAGAAGAGGGCTCATGCTTTGTCTACAATAGCAGTGGTGCAAAAACGCATGTGATAGTAAAACATCGGACATTTCTG GTTAAACATATGCACTGGTATCAACTGGGAGATAAAGTTTCTGTTTGTGAGTGCAGATCTACTAGAGCCCAGTTACCTCCTAGCAAGTAA
- the LOC102614379 gene encoding uncharacterized protein LOC102614379 isoform X2 → MAFLAGLYRYRQFSSLPIQLNYSYSWSWCHHYPYPSYTTNRWLSNSESIRTEFPVENAYDILEVAETSSFAEIKASFRKLAKETHPDLVDSKNDSSASKHFVRILAAYEILSDSKKRAHYDQYLLAQRKPMQKQFRKGSKLQMYESHKAANRQMEVVEWLKWYRFAVNDILSEKKVIVGTGYVDVLQANFYSAIHAAYYGPVIESIDLLPDRFEAEERSLYETPEVLHLVSGRDLFGMVCLVNDTPRLSFVCNKKLTPTSDYLGISQPIENASYRMNSDVLNDQIPELQSENIIRDESDAYRDLELHVSGRVVAVATRVPPKGYRDGIQHKDAQDHIHVFLTSDEDPVHTGEGFSKDSLLDGAVGLRIPLGVISGLRTTPEEGSCFVYNSSGAKTHVIVKHRTFLVKHMHWYQLGDKVSVCECRSTRAQLPPSNCNESGGGFSEIIWHTASCVSNLRSICSFIGVLVV, encoded by the exons atggcatttctcgcCGGACTTTATCGGTACCGGCAGTTTTCCTCACTTCCAATTCAATTGAATTATAGCTACTCTTGGAGTTGGTGCCATCACTACCCATATCCGAGTTATACCACAAATCGCTGGCTCAGCAACAGTGAGTCGATTAGGACCGAGTTTCCCGTAGAAAACGCGTACGATATATTAGAAGTAGCAGAGACTAGCTCATTTGCCGAAATCAAAGCTTCTTTTCGCAAATTAGCTAAGGAAACTCACCCTGACCTCGTCGACTCTAAGAACGACTCCTCTGCTTCGAAACATTTCGTTCGAATCCTCGCTGCTTATGAA ATACTTTCAGACTCTAAGAAGAGGGCACATTATGACCAATATTTGTTAGCTCAAAGGAAGCCTATGCAAAAACAGTTTAGAAAAGGTTCAAAGTTGCAGATGTATGAATCCCATAAGGCAGCTAATAGGCAAATGGAAGTTGTAGAATGGCTGAAATGGTATAGATTTGCTGTAAATGATATATTGTCCGAGAAAAAGGTGATAGTTGGGACAGGCTATGTTGATGTACTTCAAGCAAATTTTTATTCTGCAATACATGCAGCGTATTACGGTCCTGTTATTGAGTCCATTGACCTTCTTCCTGACCGTTTTGAAGCTGAGGAGAGGTCTTTGTATGAAACTCCAGAGGTTCTTCACTTGGTGTCAGGCCGTGATCTTTTTGGAATGGTCTGCTTGGTTAATGATACTCCCAGATTGTCTTTTGTGTGCAATAAGAAACTGACTCCTACATCTGATTATTTGGGCATAAGTCAGCCGATTGAAAATGCTAGCTATAGAATGAATTCTGATGTATTAAATGATCAAATTCCTGAACTACAAAGTGAGAATATTATCAGGGATGAATCAGATGCATATAGAGATTTAGAATTGCATGTGTCCGGAAGGGTGGTTGCTGTGGCCACCAGGGTCCCTCCTAAAGGCTACCGTGATGGAATTCAGCATAAAGATGCTCAAGATCACATACATGTTTTTCTTACTTCAGATGAAGATCCTGTGCATACTGGTGAAGGGTTCTCTAAGGATTCCCTTCTGGATGGTGCAGTTGGATTAAGGATTCCACTTGGAGTGATATCTGGTTTAAGGACTACCCCAGAAGAGGGCTCATGCTTTGTCTACAATAGCAGTGGTGCAAAAACGCATGTGATAGTAAAACATCGGACATTTCTG GTTAAACATATGCACTGGTATCAACTGGGAGATAAAGTTTCTGTTTGTGAGTGCAGATCTACTAGAGCCCAGTTACCTCCTAGCAA CTGTAATGAAAGTGGTGGAGgattttctgaaattataTGGCACACTGCTTCTTGTGTATCAAACCTCAGAAgtatttgttcttttattgGT GTTTTGGTTGTTTGA
- the LOC102614379 gene encoding uncharacterized protein LOC102614379 isoform X1, with protein sequence MAFLAGLYRYRQFSSLPIQLNYSYSWSWCHHYPYPSYTTNRWLSNSESIRTEFPVENAYDILEVAETSSFAEIKASFRKLAKETHPDLVDSKNDSSASKHFVRILAAYEILSDSKKRAHYDQYLLAQRKPMQKQFRKGSKLQMYESHKAANRQMEVVEWLKWYRFAVNDILSEKKVIVGTGYVDVLQANFYSAIHAAYYGPVIESIDLLPDRFEAEERSLYETPEVLHLVSGRDLFGMVCLVNDTPRLSFVCNKKLTPTSDYLGISQPIENASYRMNSDVLNDQIPELQSENIIRDESDAYRDLELHVSGRVVAVATRVPPKGYRDGIQHKDAQDHIHVFLTSDEDPVHTGEGFSKDSLLDGAVGLRIPLGVISGLRTTPEEGSCFVYNSSGAKTHVIVKHRTFLVKHMHWYQLGDKVSVCECRSTRAQLPPSKFWLFEPRCGMHDVGGWYIETFGKDKKGRTVLRQRHWDGFDASEPFDKRLHPAMYLLALAYRTLDLEDAKKRKWRVRDIVEVPLSKILGWCKKLV encoded by the exons atggcatttctcgcCGGACTTTATCGGTACCGGCAGTTTTCCTCACTTCCAATTCAATTGAATTATAGCTACTCTTGGAGTTGGTGCCATCACTACCCATATCCGAGTTATACCACAAATCGCTGGCTCAGCAACAGTGAGTCGATTAGGACCGAGTTTCCCGTAGAAAACGCGTACGATATATTAGAAGTAGCAGAGACTAGCTCATTTGCCGAAATCAAAGCTTCTTTTCGCAAATTAGCTAAGGAAACTCACCCTGACCTCGTCGACTCTAAGAACGACTCCTCTGCTTCGAAACATTTCGTTCGAATCCTCGCTGCTTATGAA ATACTTTCAGACTCTAAGAAGAGGGCACATTATGACCAATATTTGTTAGCTCAAAGGAAGCCTATGCAAAAACAGTTTAGAAAAGGTTCAAAGTTGCAGATGTATGAATCCCATAAGGCAGCTAATAGGCAAATGGAAGTTGTAGAATGGCTGAAATGGTATAGATTTGCTGTAAATGATATATTGTCCGAGAAAAAGGTGATAGTTGGGACAGGCTATGTTGATGTACTTCAAGCAAATTTTTATTCTGCAATACATGCAGCGTATTACGGTCCTGTTATTGAGTCCATTGACCTTCTTCCTGACCGTTTTGAAGCTGAGGAGAGGTCTTTGTATGAAACTCCAGAGGTTCTTCACTTGGTGTCAGGCCGTGATCTTTTTGGAATGGTCTGCTTGGTTAATGATACTCCCAGATTGTCTTTTGTGTGCAATAAGAAACTGACTCCTACATCTGATTATTTGGGCATAAGTCAGCCGATTGAAAATGCTAGCTATAGAATGAATTCTGATGTATTAAATGATCAAATTCCTGAACTACAAAGTGAGAATATTATCAGGGATGAATCAGATGCATATAGAGATTTAGAATTGCATGTGTCCGGAAGGGTGGTTGCTGTGGCCACCAGGGTCCCTCCTAAAGGCTACCGTGATGGAATTCAGCATAAAGATGCTCAAGATCACATACATGTTTTTCTTACTTCAGATGAAGATCCTGTGCATACTGGTGAAGGGTTCTCTAAGGATTCCCTTCTGGATGGTGCAGTTGGATTAAGGATTCCACTTGGAGTGATATCTGGTTTAAGGACTACCCCAGAAGAGGGCTCATGCTTTGTCTACAATAGCAGTGGTGCAAAAACGCATGTGATAGTAAAACATCGGACATTTCTG GTTAAACATATGCACTGGTATCAACTGGGAGATAAAGTTTCTGTTTGTGAGTGCAGATCTACTAGAGCCCAGTTACCTCCTAGCAA GTTTTGGTTGTTTGAGCCTCGGTGTGGCATGCATGATGTGGGTGGTTGGTATATTGAAACATTTGGCAAAGATAAAAAGGGCCGGACAGTCCTGCGTCAAAGGCATTGGGATGGCTTTGATGCAAGCGAACCGTTTGACAA GAGGCTGCACCCAGCAATGTATTTGCTTGCTCTTGCATATAGAACTCTTGATCTTGAAGATGCtaagaaaaggaaatggaGAGTTAGGGATATTGTTGAAGTGCCACTGTCAAAAATTCTTGGCTGGTGCAAGAAACTTGTTTAA